CGCACGCCCCAGCGGGTGGAGAACGCCCTGCACTATCTCACCCGCGGCTATTCCATGGATTTGAACGAATTGCTCAACAACGCGCTTTTTCATGAGACCTGCGATGAGATGGTGCTGGTGCGCAACATCGAGTTCTACAGTCTGTGCGAACATCATATGCTGCCGTTTTACGGCCGCTGTCATGTGGCCTACCTGCCCAAAGGCAAGATCATCGGCATCAGTAAAATCCCCCGCATCGTCGACATGTTTTCCCGCCGGCTGCAGGTGCAGGAGCGTCTGACCAATCAGATCGCCCATACGCTGGAGGAGGTGTTGGATCCCTACGGCGTGGCGGTGGTGATGGAGGGCAAGCATCTGTGCATGATGATGCGCGGCGTGGAAAAGCAGAACAGTCTGGTGACCTCCAGCGCCATGCTCGGCTCTTTTAAAACCGAACGGGCGACGCGGATGGAGTTTCTCAACCTGATCAAGTGTTGGAGCTGAGTATGCCCAAGCTCAAGGGATCTGTCGCCTGGGTCACGGGTGCGGGCCGCGGCATCGGAGCGGCCATCGCACTAGAGCTGGCCCAAGCCGGC
This portion of the bacterium genome encodes:
- the folE gene encoding GTP cyclohydrolase I FolE, with amino-acid sequence RTPQRVENALHYLTRGYSMDLNELLNNALFHETCDEMVLVRNIEFYSLCEHHMLPFYGRCHVAYLPKGKIIGISKIPRIVDMFSRRLQVQERLTNQIAHTLEEVLDPYGVAVVMEGKHLCMMMRGVEKQNSLVTSSAMLGSFKTERATRMEFLNLIKCWS